The Chryseolinea soli nucleotide sequence TCTATTGGTGGCCGCATAAATCGGTGGACATTAAATACATCTACGTGTTCATGACCATCGCGTTCCTGATCTTGGTGGTGGCGTGCATTAATTACATTAATCTCGCCACCGCTAAATCAACCGCGCGGGCGCGCGAGATTGGCCTGCGCAAAACGTTTGGTGGTGTGAGGGCACAGTTGTTCTTCCAATTCATGATCGAGTCCTTTGTGCTGGTCACGCTCTCCGCGCTGCTGGCCCTTTTGTTCATCCTGCTGTTGATGCCACAGTTCAATATGCTCCTTCGCAAAACATTTTCCTATCTCCACCTTTTCAACACCGAAATGCTGCTGATCATTGGCGGGGTGATTTTGGGGGTTACGTTCCTGGCCGGCAGCTATCCGGCTTTATTTGTATCCGGGTTTCAACCGGCTGCCGTGTTGAAAGGGAAATTCGCTTTCCGGAAAGGCCCGAATATCTTTCGTCAGGTGCTCACCACAATCCAGTTTGGCGTCGCGGTCATTTTATTGAGCTGCACCTTCATCGTGGTGAATCAAATGAACGTGATGCGCAACTCGAAGCTGAACGAGGCCGGAAATCAGATCGTAGGCATACGGTATGGCGGGTTCAGTGGGAGTGCCACCGATGCGCAGTATCAATCCTACAAAAATCTCATCCTGCAAGACCCGCAGATCGATGCCGTTACCCTGGCCAATCACCTGCCCCGGCAGGACAATTTTCCAGCGATGAACATGGAATTTCAATTTCCCGAACTGAGCGACCAAAAGTTTGATTGGTTTCAACTGAATGGCGATTATCATTTTCCCCAAACCTTCAACTTGAAAATCATCGCCGGCAGAACCTTTGACCCGAAAAATATTGCCGACACCACCGCCATACTCTTGAATGAATCGGCTGTACGTTTGTTAAAGACAACACCCGAAGCGATCATCGGCAAGGAAGTTATCCGTCCCGCTATTGCGTCCCAATTTTTTGGTCCGCCCGACACCACACAACCGCCCGTTCACGGCATTGTGATCGGTGTAATGGAAGATTTTCCGTTTCGCTCTGTGAATTATAAAATCGATCCGCTGGGCGTCGCCCCAAAACCTCACGGACAAGACCGCATCATCTATGTGCGGTTGCCCCAAGGGAACACGGAGCAGAAACTGGCCGGCCTGGAGAAAAAGTGGAAACAGGTTTTTCCGAATTATGGGTTCGACTATTGGTTTATCGACGAAGAGTTTGGCCGCATGTATGAGAACGAAGCGCGCGTGGCCGCACTAACCGAAAAGTTTTCTTGGCTGGCCATTTTTGTGGCCTGTGTCGGACTGTATGGACTTGCCGCGTTCATGGCCGAACAACGCACCAAAGAAATCGGCATCCGCAAAACGATGGGTGCCCGCAACGGCCAGATCCTGTTGTTGCTCCTGAAAGTGTTTGGCAGACTATTGCTGATCGCCAGCCTGATGGGTGTGCCAGTGGCCTACCTCCTCTCGCGAAACTGGCTGGAGAGTTTTGTGTACCGAACGCCGCTGTCGGCCACGGTGTTTGGTGGCGCGCTGCTGGCGATTGCCGTCATCACGTTGATCACTGTGGGATATGAAACGCTGAAAGCCGCCGTTGCCAATCCGATCAAAGCTATCCGGCACGAGGGATAATTCAATTTAGGCATACGATCTACTGGACTAGCCAAAACGAGTCGTCAAATCAAAATAAAAAAACGCCGCGGCAGATCGTTACGATCACCGCGGCGTGTGCTTGTATCAAACCAATCTACAGACTAAAGCTTAAATGTTAACTGTGCCATAAATGTGGTGCCCAATTGACTGAATTGCGAACCGTTGTAACCCAAGATCCGGTAGCGCCCGCTGAAGCAGAGAAATCCTTCCAGCAGGTTTTTCTGTTCGGCATCGCTCAAGACCTGTTGTCCTTGGCTGTCCAGTGCGACCAGCTTCCAACTCGGCAGTACGTTGAAGATGTTGTTTACGGTAAACGAAAAATTCAGCGATTGTGTGATGTTGTAACCGATGTTCAGGTCGGTGACCACTGCAGGCGAAAACTCCTGTTTGATGTGCTCCATGATGGCGCCGCCGTTGTCCATGTCTTGAAATTTTGTCGGACCGAACAAAGTGTTGTTCAAAGCAAAACTCCATTTCGACACGTTGTAGTCGCCGCCGAGAATAACTTTGTAGCGCGGGCGTCCTTCGGTGAGCAACGAACGTATTTGCGTGCTCAGGATCGTTGACCCTGCTTCGCTGATGGCCGGCGGATTGTTGGGACTTCCCAGGATCTTGTTGGTCAGGTTCACGTTTCCGGCAAGGTTTATACCCAGCCTACCCGCTCCCAAGCTGATGTTCTTGTAGTTGAGCACAAAGTCCAACCCGTTTGTTCGTGTCTTGATACCGTTGATAAAAAATTGCACGCTTGCCAATCCGCCCTTCTCCAGGATTTGACCGAGCGTGGTGTTGGGATCGTCGGAAGTGATGGACGAACTGTACACGATCCGGTCCGAAATCGTAATGCTATAATAATCCACTGTGATGCTGAGGTTCGGTGTTGGGTTGAGACCAATACCGGCAGTATAGTTGTTGGACTTCTCAGGCTTTAGCAACGGTATGCCCAGGGCAAACGCTTCCTTGCTGCGGTTGTTGAACAAACCTGACAACACGATCGTGCCACCAGCCGACGAGGCTTGCGTGGATTGTGCATAGATCTGGTGCAAGGTGGGAGCCCTGAAGCCGGTGGAAGCCGAGCCACGCAAAATCAATTTGTCTTCCCAGAATTTATAGCGGGTGGTCGCCTTCCACACAAACGCGTTGCCAAAATCGCTGTAGCGTTCGGCGCGGGCCGCACCTTCGAGGAGCCATTTGTCGGTAATGTCCCAGCTCAGGTCGGCATAGGCACCCAGGTTGAAGCGGCTGTTGGTCGTAGCATTTTCTGCGCGGATGCCGGGAAACGAGTTGGCACCTTCGCCTTCATACGAAGCCGCATCGCCGGCAATGATCTTATAGGTTTCGCGCCGCGCTTCGGCGCCTAGCGCTACCGTAAATTTGTCGGCGAAGGTTTTGCTGACGTCTAAGTT carries:
- a CDS encoding ABC transporter permease, with the translated sequence MMANYTLLAVRNLLKQRGYALVNIFGLAVGLGAAICILLYVRDELTFDRMHPDVEHLYRIGFWREAPNGEAGGSSYSPAGWDNYIQSNYEGVGAITSFIRRGMPTSIHDVQHDKIVLAEDKDIIWAEPSITNVLSIPIVKGAKTNPLKEVNSIMLTESAARDVFGEDDPIGKILTVSNMFATNGQKVEMLVTAVIKDFPSNTHIDPKYIANIFALKPFNEDLENRLNTSMGYGNTQFWSESFFVCSDPEKIGVIKVDLQKRANEIVAKENLQFKFKPVIRKITEAHFDKEVYWWPHKSVDIKYIYVFMTIAFLILVVACINYINLATAKSTARAREIGLRKTFGGVRAQLFFQFMIESFVLVTLSALLALLFILLLMPQFNMLLRKTFSYLHLFNTEMLLIIGGVILGVTFLAGSYPALFVSGFQPAAVLKGKFAFRKGPNIFRQVLTTIQFGVAVILLSCTFIVVNQMNVMRNSKLNEAGNQIVGIRYGGFSGSATDAQYQSYKNLILQDPQIDAVTLANHLPRQDNFPAMNMEFQFPELSDQKFDWFQLNGDYHFPQTFNLKIIAGRTFDPKNIADTTAILLNESAVRLLKTTPEAIIGKEVIRPAIASQFFGPPDTTQPPVHGIVIGVMEDFPFRSVNYKIDPLGVAPKPHGQDRIIYVRLPQGNTEQKLAGLEKKWKQVFPNYGFDYWFIDEEFGRMYENEARVAALTEKFSWLAIFVACVGLYGLAAFMAEQRTKEIGIRKTMGARNGQILLLLLKVFGRLLLIASLMGVPVAYLLSRNWLESFVYRTPLSATVFGGALLAIAVITLITVGYETLKAAVANPIKAIRHEG